The Elusimicrobiota bacterium sequence CTCGACCCCAGCCCGGAAACCCGAAACCCCGGCTGTTTCGTTTTCCGAATCAGCGGGCCCTGGTGAACCGGTTGGGGTTCAACAACGCCGGGGCCGAGGCGCTGGCCCGACGATTGGGGCGCGGTCCGCGTTTGGGCATCCCGCTGGGGATCAACATCGGGAAAAACAAGGACACGCCCAACGATCGGGCGGTGGACGATTATTTGTTTTGCTTGGACCGGCTTTTTGATTTCGCCGACTTTTTCATCGTGAATGTCAGTTCTCCCAATACTCCCGGCCTCCGATCGCTTCAGTCGGCCGACGTGTTGGAACCGCTCTTGACCGCTCTTCGCCGTCGGGCGGCGGCGTTGAGAGAGGAGCGACGAAAGCCCAAACGCCCCCTCCTTTTCGTCAAGCTGTCTCCCGACGAGACCGATTATGCGGATAGGGTGGAAACCGTGGTCCGGTCGGGTTTCGATGGAATCGTGGCCACGAACACGTCTCGAAACCGCGCCGGGCTCCCGGCCGAAGCTCCCCCCGAGGGGGGGATGAGCGGGGCCCCGCTCCTTGACCTTTCGACGGAAGCCCTCCGGAAAATCGCCCGGGCGTCCCGGGGCCGATTGGCCTTGATTGGCGTGGGGGGGATCTTTCAGGGGGAGGACGCATTGGAAAAGGTGATGGCCGGGGCCTCGCTCGTGGAACTCTACACCGGTTTCGTCTACGGCGGGCCGGGAACGGCCAAGGCGGTGGCGCGGCGGCTTCCTCGCTTGACCGCCCGGGCCGGGTTCCGCACGGTTCAGGAGGCGGTGGGGAAAGGATTATGAAATCAAGGGAACTGATCGTGGCGTTGGATCTGGAGGGGGAGGAGGCCCGGGGGCTGGTCCGCCGCCTG is a genomic window containing:
- a CDS encoding quinone-dependent dihydroorotate dehydrogenase; the encoded protein is MFYRKLLRPALFLLAPETAHGVAVAILQAAAPVAGWGRPFFKTDDPRGVVVLGTGADALRFSNPVGLAAGFDKDGEALAALASLGFGFIEVGTVTPRPQPGNPKPRLFRFPNQRALVNRLGFNNAGAEALARRLGRGPRLGIPLGINIGKNKDTPNDRAVDDYLFCLDRLFDFADFFIVNVSSPNTPGLRSLQSADVLEPLLTALRRRAAALREERRKPKRPLLFVKLSPDETDYADRVETVVRSGFDGIVATNTSRNRAGLPAEAPPEGGMSGAPLLDLSTEALRKIARASRGRLALIGVGGIFQGEDALEKVMAGASLVELYTGFVYGGPGTAKAVARRLPRLTARAGFRTVQEAVGKGL